The Carassius auratus strain Wakin chromosome 19, ASM336829v1, whole genome shotgun sequence genomic sequence agaagcgtctaaagacaaaaaggactggactgctgctgagtggtccaaagttatgttctctgatggaagcaaattttgcatttcctttggaaatcagtttcccagagtctggaggaagagaggagaggcacataatccacgttgcttgagatccggtgtaaagtttccacagtcagtgatggtttggggtgccatgtcatctgctggtgtttgtccactgcgttttctgaggtccaaggtcaacacagctgtataacaggaagttttagagcacttcatgcttcctgctgctgaccaactttatggagatgcagatttaattttccaacaggactgcacctgcacacagtgccaaagctaccagtacctggttttaggaccatggtatccctgttcttaattggccagcaaactcgcctgaccttaatcccatagaaaatctactgggtattgtgaagaggaagatgtcagatatgccagacccaacaatgcagaagagctgaaggccactatcagagcaacctgggctctcataacacctgagcagtgccacagactgatcgactccatgccacgccgcattgctgcagtaattcaggcaaaaggagccccaactaagtactgagtgctgtacatgctcatacttttcatgttcatacttttcagttggccaagatttctaaaaatcctttctttgtattggtcttatgtaatattctaattttctgagatactgaatttgggattttcagtcagttataatcatcaaaattaaaagaaataaacatttgaaatatatcagtcggtgtgtaattaatgaatataatatacatgtttcACTTTTTGCAATGGAattagtgtagtgtagtgtacacATGTAGTGTGTATGAGCATTTCTGATTTGAAACACTCTACTTTGGCCGTAATTCTGTGCACAAGCACTAATCACATTAATCATGCAAAGAGCAAGGGCTTCTTACAATTAGGCTTAGGTATTGTAGGAATAGAAATTCAAATTGAATGATTTTGGCTTCTTTAATTAAAGAATCAGATTATTTCATCAACCATAACTTGTTTTTGTGTTCAATCTTCACTGGTAAAAGAATGCAAGGTTAAGAACCATGATATATTAGTAATTACAATATTTTGTAGAAATGAAATTCATTCTACTTAAGAATAAGTTAATTCATATAGTtggtaaaaattaaattaaattaaatatatttacaatcaaCATTTGCCTTGGATTAGTGCATTCTAGCATTGCCATCTTCAACAAAAAGTGGGATCATGAACCTGAGCCAGTAGGTCATCCCTGTACTTTTagctgttttatgaatactgtgaatttggACATACTACTCTTTTCACAGATAATTTTGTGTCTACTATATATTCATAGGATAAGTATGCATATTTAGATGCAGCCTTACATTTTGTCCAGAAGAAGGGATCTTAGAAGGCAGCATAATCAAGCTGCCCACCTTTTGGCAACTACCTCACTAGGTTATAGAACTGAGCCATGGACTGTAACATGCATAGAGCTTTGAGGACATGGGTAATGGTGAAGGTCTTTATTTACCCTGGGTAGCCTTGATAAGTGGGGTAGGGTGGTCCTTGAGCCTGTGAGGGTGGTGCAACAGGTGGAGGATTAGTGCCGCTAGGAGCCATTGGTGTACTGATTTGAGCAGAAGCACTGGCCGCCTGAGGAGGGACGTTAGGGGGTGGTGGTCTCGCTGGCGGCTGGGGTTTAGCCTGAGGCTGCTGCTGGGTCTggaacagaaatataaaaaagatattttaccTGCAGTCAAGAACTTTAACTTTAGAAGTCATCAGTCTGCAAACTCACAAACACAGTCCTGGGCACAGGGGTCGGGCCTCCTGAGGCAGGAGCAGGAGTGTTGGACTGGTATGATGGGACGTTGAATGAAGGAGCGCTCGGCTCACGAGCAATGCTCTGCTGCAGCTCCCTGTCAAATCAGAATATAAGCCATGCACAGTCACTCGGAACCATTATAGTTTGTTCAAACGTGATCACAACTGAATTACATACTTGAGAAGTTCATCCCTCTCGGTTTTACGAGCGAAGACAATGTCGCTACACTTATTTTGAAACTTTAACAGGATTTCTGTCAGATCATTGTAGAACTGAAAGAAGAGGTAAAGATAGAATGAGACAGCTGAGCGACATATCTTATGTATTATGCATGTGCAGAACTAATATTAGTGCATGAGTTAGTTACTTTAGTGCCCTCTTTGATATTGGAGCTGATCTCTATGTAGCTATCGTGGGCTGAGGCGAGCTTCTTCAAGACCTCCTCCCTGTTATTAGCCTCAGAGTTGGATTGCTTGAGTGCTGAAAACTCCTGGTGAGACACCTGAGACAAGAAGAAaagccatttttaaaataaaaataaaaaactacctCGCTAAGTCTCCAATAGTTTCCAGTTGTGCAACAattatgtcaatttttttttattaaaatttaagttGACCGATGCATCTGATTTCATAACTGAGCCTTTGCAGGGCTGTTTTTATGCCTTAAATCTTTCTCTGATTAACTCTGATTAGAATACTGTGACTATCACTTAGTAATTCTTTGCTGAAATACTGGTCAATGTTTTTTATGCGTGAGTTTTTGTGTGCACCTGTATCTGTGATAACAGTTCTTCCTGTCTGCGTAAATTCTGCTGAACACGTTGTGTATGAGAGCCGTAACGTGTCTCCAGCTCACTGGCGGTCAGAGCCTCTTCGTTGATGGCACCATCTTGAGCCAGTGCGGTAAGGAACGTTGCGGTCATATCAAAAGTCACCGACTTCACCTCTCCCTCCAGAACTTCCCGTTCCCTCTTCACCTCATCCAGCTGTGCCAGCTGAGCTCTCAGCACGTTTACCACCTGCACAGAAGAGGACAATGCCGGACTGAAGACTAGCATGAGGGTTTGGTCAGGGTTAGTTTGCGAGATAAGTGGGTCAACGTGTGAGTATCTTTCACCCAgtgttattttcttatttaaatattatttttattaatattttaagttcaACAGTAAATTTCTTAagttttaattacagttttatatttctacattttttaaaaacattatatatatatatatatatatatatatatatatatatatatatatatatatatatatatatatatatatatatatatatatatatatatatatatatatatatatatatttatttttttttttttttttttcagttttagtttcatttagTAATTTCAGTATTTCAACTAATTGATATTTCGGTTACCTCCCAAGGCAacgtttctcattttcatttacttttaaggaatagttcacccaaaaatgtagtcattaattaatcaccctcatgttgttccaaaccagtaagaacTTTGTTCATGTtcggagcacaaattaagataattttgatAAAATCGGAGAtctctctgaccctgcatagacagcaacacaactgagaGTACCACAACGCATACGCGCTTTTCCCCCAGAACCTTTTTCCCCAGCATTGTTTACGTTCAGGAGAAAGTGTACACACTGAATGTAAACAATGCTGATTACGTTCTAGGGAAAGCATGAATCATGGTACCCCTTTGAAATGGCAGAAGACGGTAACTCATGGAGAATAACTGTTGcataaattgttattttgttttaataagcgGTTCGatgagggtgagcaattaatgACACAATaggcatttttgggtgaattaaccattaagtgtttgcatctaatagttatatatttttaaatattggttaatctctttttttcccctttaataattttttatagttttagttaacaatcaCATACACTCACCTCACTGCCCTGCAGAGTcttggcagggttggcagacggTATGGCAGCACTGAGCTCATTCTCTGGCTTGCAGAGCAAAGCAATCATCTCACAATGTGAATTGTAACGCTCTCTCACCACCTGATCAGCCTGCACCGCCTTGTCCAGTATATTTCGGAAATTATTTCCCTCTGCatggagaaacagagagaaagggTTAGGTTCcagtagctcaactggtagagcatgaCACCAGTAACAAAGGTCATGAGAAGGGAAAACACACAAATGGATAATGTGTTTACCTAGAATGCACAGCAAGTCTCATTaggtaaaagcatctgctaaatgcataaatggtaAGTGGAAGTGTGTACATACCTGCTCTGAGTGATTTATACAGATCTCCAGAGGGAGTTCTGTTCCAGCGCTGATTGAATTTGCCTCGGAGTTCATTGTCTGTTGTTTCCTCATCATCTAACATCTTCAAGGACTGTAATAACAACACACAATTTTTGTTCAATATACTCGCATGAAGTCTGTATGTATGTAGTCAAATGGTGTCAAACTATATACACAGCAGGTTTGCATAGTATTTTCCCCATTTAAATTGGGAAATAAACCATTTCAGTATTTTGAAAAACCAGGACATGAAATGAAAAGGAAATATTTATGATACTGTGCTATTTGGTTTAcgagaaatgtatttaaatgatcaTGTGTGTTCGCCTTTGTATAGATTATTAGATGTTTTTCTTCCATCAAAGTCTAAGAGGCTCTTTGTATCTTTTACACTGAAATTGCCATATTCATAGTATTAGATTAGATAAAGATTAGATTAGGTAAATGCACAAACAGAAGCAGTAATACTAGTGATCTCAGACGTTTGGGTCTTGTGGTTTATAAAAGGGTAGAAACAGATGGTGAACGTGTGCATCACCTCATCCAGGATCTCACGGTTCCTCTGCAGTAGTTCAGGGAGATCTTTAATAAGCTGTTCGATGCTCTGTAGGCCGCCCTGCTGAACAACAGCACGACTCTTTTCAAGGATGGACTGAGGGACTGCATCTCCTGACAGATCTTCTAATGCTGCCGGCAGGTTCAGAGACGCCAACACCCTGCCAATCAGCAACAACCAATCAGTCACTACCACCAAACTTCATTGATCCACACAAAATACTGATAAAACTGATCATTTAGACAACATATccaggtttaaataaaataatgatgtgTATTATTACATCTGTGACTGATGCCTTATAGGGctagttcactccaaaatgaaaattctgtcattaatgaatcaccctcacgttgttccaaaaTCATAAGATCTTCGCTCAatttcagaacacaaatgcagatatttttgatgaaatcggagagctttctgaccctccatagacagcaatgcaactgacatgttcaaggtccagaaaggtagtaaggaagGACATTGGTAAACAGTCTATGTGAAATCACATCAAGATAAAGACTCCTGCAACCCTGTATGGATCCACCTCCATTAATAAGTTTGTAGATGACACCacagtgattggcctcatcagagaCAACAATGAGACAGcttacagggaagaggtacagcacctggtcgcatggtgcgctgacaacaacctgctccttaacaccagcaagacaaaaagagctcattgtggacttcacgAAGAAGGAAAGAAGCatgcatgaccccatccacattaacgggatggttgttgaacatgTTTCCAGCTTCAAGTTACTGGGAACCACCATCCGCGAGGACCTGTCTtggaccacaaacacctccagcctggtctaGAAGGATCACCAgtgcctcttcttcctcaggacactgaagaagaaccagctgtcttcagccatcctggtgaacttttatcggtgtgcgatcgagagcatcctgaccacagtcttgcatcacagtctggtataggaactgctcagtggctgaccacaaggcactgcagagggtggtgaaaaccgCCCAACGCAtcgcagggacaccacttcctgctattgaggacatccagaggaaacgcggTCTatgtcgagctcgcagcattcttaaggactcctctcaccccgaccatagactgtttaacctcctgccctccagGAGGTGCTTCTGGAGCTTCTGGACAAAGACcagcagattcaggaacagctttttccctacagctgtctccttgctgaattCTGCCCactgacacccccccccccacaacaaACTCACACACTTCTCACCCCTCCTCCACAGTACATCtggtatacaaacaaacaaacaaaccagttCACTTGTTATCACTTGCACTAATGTCTGTACATCCAGAACActgaataatccatttgcacaatggaatatttttcttttttactgtccattgcactagtgtaaatgatgttcatagtttctgcttTTAGTGCACATACACTTAATATATAATCCATCTGTAtcgtatgttcatagtacacctatctgtatatcatgctgattgtttttaaaaatctgtcAATTATGTCCATAgccttatctgtatatttattgtacatttgtaacatattgtaaaCACTAGATGCTaattagatgctaactgcatttcgttgtcttgtaccttacatgtgcaatgacaataaagttaaatctaaatctaatctaatcaatggttcaaccttaataacaatttcttctcttccagtcAGTCTCTGCCGCCATTCACGAGAGTACCACAATGCATGCGTGTGATGCTGCTGCCACGGCCATTCTGatgtagaacacacacacacacaacacacactatgCCTTGTTTAAAGTAGAGGAATATGCATATGTCTTGGTAAaaaatattctcgtagcttcataaaattatggttgaacaaCTGTCACATgggctattttaacaatgtccttactacgtttctggaccttaaACCTGGCAGTTACCTTGTGGTCTATGGAGGgtaagaaagctctcagatttcatcaaaaatatcttaatttgtattctaAAGATGAGCAAAGATCTTATGGAATGGAACATAAGTGTGAGTacttaatgacaattttcatttttgggtgaactatccctttaaaacaattgaaataaaAGCTCTCATTGTACACATTAATGGACTTTTAATGGAGTTTAAATGGACTCATGTAAGAGCAAATATATGCAGCAACACTGACCCGTTGCAGAGATTCGTTGCTTCCCTCATGCTGCCAATCAGTCTGTTGACGGTGTCAGACTTCCTGGAATTGGCTGCACTCACTGACTGCTGCACTGCCATCGGCACCATCTTCTCAAACAGatctaaacacaaacaaaatggaGAATAATGCAATTTGTTGAATTTTTCCACATAAGAAACGGGAAAGAAccccaaaaaaactaaacaaaaggaTTGTCATGTGTGCATCATTCCGACCTGTGAACTTCTGGCTCAGTGGTGTCTGAATAGCAGCTGTTTTGACCAAAGATGCTTTGCCAATGGGCTCCAGGTCTTTGACCTCTGGCACACGGTCATGGTAAATGAAGTCATTGTCTTTCTTAGCAGCTGTGAGGGCACGACTGATCTTATCTGAGAGGTCCTTTATATTAACATACTCATCGTATCGAGAAGCCACGGTCTTCACCAGCTCTGTGGCGTGCTGCAAGACACGCATGAGAAACCTGAACGTCAACATCAACTATTAATGAAGCTCAAAAgcgaataaataaaacaagcaaccGGCCAGCCAAAAATAAACAGActgtcacacacagacaaacacacctGCAGTCGAGCGATCTCCTCTCCAAATTTTTTCTTCTGATTGGCCAAGGCTGACTGGTGCAGCTCTGCGGTGGCCTGCATCATACAGTGCTTGGCAGCGAGGACAGGAAGCACTTCCTGGAAATAAAAATACTGACCAGGGAGAGGCAACCACAGCAATCACAAACGCCACGGCAACCACGAACCAACACCACGGGCAACCACAAACGAGCACAGACACACAGCACAGGGCgcaggaagaaaaaaacagaacagcaaatcagcacGCATCCTTCAGCAAACACCAACCAAATCCTCACCCAACGCTCATGCAGCATTCACTCACAGATCAACAGGAAAAGAGAAACAAAGGCTGGaggctgtgtgagtgtgtgtctgtgtatgaggGGTGTCTAGCAGTCATATAGGAATCAAGGAAACTTAAATCTCTTGATACAAGTATACAGACACACCCACAGTCAGTCCCTACTGGATTTCGCGAGActtttttctgatttttgtgACCTAAAATTACTGTTACTACAAAAAATTTTCTGCTGCTTTTCTCGAAACTTATGGCGATATTTGCGGACTTTCTTattgttttgcagtgaaaatatAGACAACATATACAGACAAAATTCTTCTAACATCGTTATGACTTTTCTGACTTTGAGAACCCTTGTAGGGCTCCAGACTTACATTCGAGGACACCAGCACCAGTgacattaaagggttatttcacccaagaatgaaaattcgtccatctaCTACTCACCCTTGAAGCATCCTAGCTGTATgagactttcctctttcagaataatccagtcaaagttatattaaatatcagggctgggtatcgattttAGATGTCCTGATTTGATTCGATTTCAGTTCACAAACTCTCTATTtgattctcatttttttttaaatatatatattcattacatTCAATGAATATAGTTTAATACAAATGCTATTGAAATTTCTAGAAAATGAACACTAAACATCAGCTTACAAATGGTGAATTTATAAAAGGCAATtaagagccacaggcctgtattttaaaccttttttttttttttgtatattgtattttttaaacaaaaataggaCCTAATTTTTCAAGTAATCAGATAAAGgaataaaactaattaatttatcctaatcaaatgaaaaacccttttattttatggcaaacaaagtgctgcacaacagcaATTAAACAATgtgattatttctttaaaaatactaaactgctaaaatgaacttttattttgacgggttgccatgAGGAACTTGCAGCTGCTGTATATGTGATACGCTGGtagttttgtcaaattaaatggtaaaacgctaatgaagtgactctcaAATTTGTGTATTCATATCTTCATAGTGAGATGacagaggttgaaaacactgcaagcGTCGTCTGCACTTGTGTAAACAGAAAAGTGCATTGCAGCATCCATCGTTCATTCATTCACTGAAATTATTGTGCCTTTACGCATGATGTCAAATGCTTTTGCTGATTTTTTGTATTCCTATAGAATTTTGTCAACAGTATCTCTGCCATGATAATCACTAAATGAGTGACAGGATTTCAGTTGTAACATCCCGCAAGGTAAATAATAGAGTGAGTGGAGAAGACTAATGAAAAGATTTACATTAATCCGATCTTTTACGttaaatgtttgctgaaataaataacGGAAAAGATCGATTCAAGGCTTTTGAGAATCGATATTGAATCAACgtctttttaaaaaagttttctgCTCACCCTATTAAATACTGGCCTTGCACATCTTCTGGTTCCCCGCAGTCAGCAGAAGTAAGAAATCtgaatatttatcttacaaaaacacatggattcgctacagggggcctttattctcCCCACAGAGCCGtatgagggacgttttattaaaggtgcatgcactttatttcactCCTTCTGAaatgttgacaacaaacacccacttaccccattgaaaggcttggaagagcgaGGACAGTATTTAATATAACTCtaattggattattctg encodes the following:
- the pdcd6ip gene encoding programmed cell death 6-interacting protein isoform X2; translation: MATFISVPLKKSSEVDLVKPLSKFVTSTYPPGEEQTEYLRAVEELNKLRKSALGRPLDKHESSLEILLRYYDQLCAIESKFPFTELCLTFTWKDAFDKGSLFGGSVKLALASVGYEKTCVLFNVGALASQIASEQNLDNDEGLKTAAKFYQLASGAFAHIKDTVLSALNREPTMDISPETVGTLSQIMLSQAQEVFVLKATADKMKDAIVAKLANQAADYYGDAFKQCQYKENLPKEVLPVLAAKHCMMQATAELHQSALANQKKKFGEEIARLQHATELVKTVASRYDEYVNIKDLSDKISRALTAAKKDNDFIYHDRVPEVKDLEPIGKASLVKTAAIQTPLSQKFTDLFEKMVPMAVQQSVSAANSRKSDTVNRLIGSMREATNLCNGVLASLNLPAALEDLSGDAVPQSILEKSRAVVQQGGLQSIEQLIKDLPELLQRNREILDESLKMLDDEETTDNELRGKFNQRWNRTPSGDLYKSLRAEGNNFRNILDKAVQADQVVRERYNSHCEMIALLCKPENELSAAIPSANPAKTLQGSEVVNVLRAQLAQLDEVKREREVLEGEVKSVTFDMTATFLTALAQDGAINEEALTASELETRYGSHTQRVQQNLRRQEELLSQIQVSHQEFSALKQSNSEANNREEVLKKLASAHDSYIEISSNIKEGTKFYNDLTEILLKFQNKCSDIVFARKTERDELLKELQQSIAREPSAPSFNVPSYQSNTPAPASGGPTPVPRTVFTQQQPQAKPQPPARPPPPNVPPQAASASAQISTPMAPSGTNPPPVAPPSQAQGPPYPTYQGYPGYYQMPMAYNPYAYGQYNMQYMPYQAQGQAGYPGAPPAQQSYPYPQQPPQQQPYYPQQ
- the pdcd6ip gene encoding programmed cell death 6-interacting protein isoform X1, which translates into the protein MATFISVPLKKSSEVDLVKPLSKFVTSTYPPGEEQTEYLRAVEELNKLRKSALGRPLDKHESSLEILLRYYDQLCAIESKFPFTELCLTFTWKDAFDKGSLFGGSVKLALASVGYEKTCVLFNVGALASQIASEQNLDNDEGLKTAAKFYQLASGAFAHIKDTVLSALNREPTMDISPETVGTLSQIMLSQAQEVFVLKATADKMKDAIVAKLANQAADYYGDAFKQCQYKENLPKYFYFQEVLPVLAAKHCMMQATAELHQSALANQKKKFGEEIARLQHATELVKTVASRYDEYVNIKDLSDKISRALTAAKKDNDFIYHDRVPEVKDLEPIGKASLVKTAAIQTPLSQKFTDLFEKMVPMAVQQSVSAANSRKSDTVNRLIGSMREATNLCNGVLASLNLPAALEDLSGDAVPQSILEKSRAVVQQGGLQSIEQLIKDLPELLQRNREILDESLKMLDDEETTDNELRGKFNQRWNRTPSGDLYKSLRAEGNNFRNILDKAVQADQVVRERYNSHCEMIALLCKPENELSAAIPSANPAKTLQGSEVVNVLRAQLAQLDEVKREREVLEGEVKSVTFDMTATFLTALAQDGAINEEALTASELETRYGSHTQRVQQNLRRQEELLSQIQVSHQEFSALKQSNSEANNREEVLKKLASAHDSYIEISSNIKEGTKFYNDLTEILLKFQNKCSDIVFARKTERDELLKELQQSIAREPSAPSFNVPSYQSNTPAPASGGPTPVPRTVFTQQQPQAKPQPPARPPPPNVPPQAASASAQISTPMAPSGTNPPPVAPPSQAQGPPYPTYQGYPGYYQMPMAYNPYAYGQYNMQYMPYQAQGQAGYPGAPPAQQSYPYPQQPPQQQPYYPQQ